One genomic window of Pempheris klunzingeri isolate RE-2024b chromosome 12, fPemKlu1.hap1, whole genome shotgun sequence includes the following:
- the LOC139211307 gene encoding platelet-activating factor receptor-like, whose translation MADSSTVTTTVPVLISVTGNLTGNTTTPTAVRVANVISWVTFSIGLPTIGLAIYTLKNLSKGENKVPMHVIFLLVSDVISFFGRPHVDQNMESGTHLSPSAFNFIFYFGVISNVTLMLYIAQERHLLVAYPQCLACCSSIRRSPVVALVAWAAPFAVLALAMLQCYLWFAVCLLTPFPFLLFFAVDSWRVLLCSRSIPPSFERKKAVWGISAIWANYTLLYVPFILSVLLQALSFKKTVTYLGLVSQLLLYLSPLVDPFLYIFMTKGLKEVLQALPCRQKPSRKENTVDTVAETVETRL comes from the exons atggctgacagcagcacagtgacaaCAACTGTCCCCGTCCTCATCAGCGTCACTGGCAACCTGACCGGCAACACCACCACACCCACCGCTGTCCGGGTAGCCAATGTGATCAGCTGGGTGACGTTCAGCATCGGGCTGCCCACCATCGGACTGGCAATTTACACCCTCAAGAATCTGTCCAAAG GTGAGAACAAAGTTCCCATGCATGTCATATTCCTCCTGGTCTCTGACGTTATCAGTTTCTTTGGCCGTCCCCATGTGGACCAGAACATGGAGAGTGGGACCCATCTCTCCCCCAGCGCCTTCAATTTCATCTTCTATTTTGGCGTCATCTCCAATGTCACCCTCATGCTGTACATAGCCCAGGAGCGCCATCTCCTGGTGGCCTACCCACAGTGTCTGGCCTGCTGCAGCAGTATCAGACGGTCTCCTGTGGTCGCCTTAGTGGCGTGGGCTGCTCCGTTCGCCGTCCTGGCCCTCGCTATGCTGCAGTGCTACCTCTGGTTTGCAGTGTGTCTGCTCACTCctttccccttcctcctcttttttgcTGTGGACTCCTGGAGGGTTCTGCTCTGCTCCCGAtctatccctccatcctttGAGAGGAAGAAGGCGGTGTGGGGGATTAGTGCGATCTGGGCCAATTACACCCTCCTCTATGTCCCCTTCATCCTCAGTGTCCTCCTGCAGGCTCTGTCCTTTAAGAAGACGGTGACCTACCTGGGCCTGGTGTCTCAGCTGCTTCTCTACCTCAGCCCTCTGGTGGACCCCTTCCTCTACATATTCATGACCAAAGGGCTCAAAGAGGTGCTGCAGGCGCTGCCCTGTCGTCAGAAACCTAGtaggaaagaaaacactgttgATACTGTGGCTGAGACTGTGGAGACGAGACTTTGA